The Halanaerobiaceae bacterium ANBcell28 nucleotide sequence ATCTTTATGAAGCAGTTAGAAGCTCTATCTAAATCTCTGATTTAGGTGGAGAGGTTCACAGTAAAGCCCTACATAAAGGAGCTGATTATTTATGCCAAAGAGTAAATTGCGAATCTGGATAATAATTTCTACTATTAATTCTGATGCATTAGAACATTTAAAGAAAGCGTTTTCTCTATTTAAGAGTAAAAATAGTATTGAAATACAAGTAGAATTTGTAACCTGGGAAAGGGTTTTTACAGCTTTAGTTGAGGATTTCAAAAATGGTACTGGTCCGGATGTCATACAACTTGGTACAAGTTGGATAAGCACTTTTGCTCATATGGGATATTTAGATAAGGTTCCTGAATATATTGATGTAAAATCATCAATAAATCCTGGTATAAACAATCTTTGTAAATATGAAGGGGAACTGCATGCTCTTCCTTGGCTTGTTGATACAATAATAATGGCAGGCCACAAAGATTATATGTCGAATTTAGGTATTAGCAAAAGCGATGTAAAAGATTGGCGAGGTTTTAAAAAAGTGCTTAAGAATATAATAGAGCATAAAAAAAGTAATTCAAATATTCCTAACCCTCTATCCATTGCCTTTAATGTAGATCGAGACAGTATGCAGCGGTTTTTTTCGATTCTCTGGTCTAAAGGGTGGGAGTTTCCGAATATAGAAAAGAAAGGTGTTGAAATACTTACTGATCCCTTTGTTTTAGACACAATAAGTTATTTTGCTGACTTGAAAATGACCTGTAATATTGACCAGGATTGGATGAAACACCCTTATCAGGTTAATGAGGATTTTTATCTCCACGGTTTATCTCTATTTTATATTGGTAGTTGGAATGGAATAGTTAATTCTATTAAGTGTAAAGAAAATAAGAATCAAGGACCTAAAGAATTTTGCGTTCTTCCTTTTCCTAGCTCAGATAAAAAATCATCCCCCTATGGTGGAGGATCTGTCTTAGCTGTTTCTTCAAAATCAAAAGAAAAAACTGCAGCCTGGAGTTTAGTAGATTTTATTCTTAGTGATGAATTTATAAGTAAATGGACATATGAAATGGGAAATATATCAGCATTTAAGGATGAGTTCTGGCAAAAAAGAGTATTCGATGAAAGGATTCAATTAATGTACGAACAGACAGTTAATTCTAAAGTATTCCCTGCTCATCCTGCATGGATTACTATTGAAAAACAAATTATTCAAGGCTTAGGACATGCCATTGTGGATTTATTAAAGAAAAGGGATAGTTCAATAAATGATAAAATTTATTCTAATTTGAAAAAAACTGATCTCAAAGTACAGGAAATTGTGAAAATGTCCTGGGAGGCTAGATAATATGATAGATATGAATAACTGGAGTAAAGATCTGTCAAAAGTGGGATTACAGTCTGCTACTTTTTTAACAAATAACTCTAAAGATTCCCTTATTTATGAAAAGTTAACTGAATTTATTTTTCATAGGATTAATTATGTAATTAGTATTGAAAGGCTTAGTTTATATGTTATAGATGAGAAAATGGAAAATATTAAGGAAGAGGCTATTTATACTAACACAGGTTGGATTCCTGGATTTAATTTTATATCTTTAGATGATGTATCTCCACCACTTATTAAAAATAAGATTTTAAGAGATAAAGTTCAAAAGATACATTATTTAAAATTACCGTTGCATACAGGAAGTAAATTTTTAGGAGTCTTAGAAATAAGAAGCAAGTCTTTAATAGGGAGTGATTTAGTTGAGGAAATTAAGTTTTTCAAACAAGCTATATCATTTGCTTTAAGTACTGTTTTATTTGAAACTGATACTCTTCGGGAAAAAGAAAATGCAGAGACTTCCATAAAAATTAATAATAAATTACAGTCAATAGATAATTTAGATGAACTCATTGATATTTTTATGAAGATGACAGTTAATTATTATAAATTTGATCGAGTCACAGTATTTTTATTTAATGATGAGAAAGAAATTATTTATGCTAAAGGTATTAATGGAAGAGGTGTTAAATATACTGTTGAATACTATCCTGAGATGCCAGATTTAACTAAGGATTATACAGTGCTTGATAATGGCCTTGCTTACTGGTTTCCCTTAAAAACCAATACAGGTATTGTAGGAGCAGTACTTTTTGATAATTTGTACACATTATATAAAACACCAGATTCACTTTTTAATACCTTACGTACTCTATGTAGTCAATTCGCTAATGCAATTGATAATCTTACTATGTTTTCAAGCTTGCAAAAATCAGCTTATTTTGATACTCTAACTGGCTTATATAACCGTACTTATTTAGAAAAAATACTACCTAAGTATAAGGAGGGAGTACTGCCCTTATCAATCATTATTGGAGATCTTAATGGTTTAAAGGTGACAAATGATGTTTTCGGTCATAATGCAGGTGATTATTTATTAAAGAAAATGTCTGAGATATTAGAAGAAGTTTGTCCAAAAGACGCACTTATATTTAGGTGGGGTGGTGATGAGTTTTTTGTCTTTTTACCTGGCATGAGTGAAAAAGAAACTCATATGATAAGTAAGAGAATAAAAGAAAAGTGTTCTGAAATGGATGATGCCAGGGTAAAATTAAGTATATCTTTGGGTTATGTCACTAGAAAAAGTAAGGATGAAGATTTAGACAGCTTGATGAAAGAAGCTGAAGATAGAATGTATCGTCATAAATTATTAGAAACAAAAAGTTATCGTAGCTCATTAATATCATCTTTAAAAGAAACTTTAGCGGAGAAAAGCCATGAATCAGCTGGACATGCTGAAAGAATGGTGAAGCTTGCTATTAGACTTGGAGAAGAAATGGGGTTAATAAGTAGCGACTTAGATGATTTGAGGCTTTTAGCTATGCTTCATGATATGGGAAAAGTAGCTGTTAATCCTGATATTTTAAATAAGCCAGGTCCTTTGACTGATGAAGAATGGGAGGAAATAAAGAAGCATCCTGAAGCAGGGTATAGGATAGCTCAGGCTTCTATGGAATTATCCCAAATAAGTCCTTATATTTTAAGCCATCATGAGAGATGGGATGGAAAAGGATATCCCTTGGGAAAGAAGGGATTAGAAATACCATTGTTATCCAGAATAATAGCTGTGGTAGATGCATATGATGTCATGACTAATGGACGCCCTTATAAAAAAGCAATGAGCCACCAGGAAGCTATAGGAGAATTACATAGATGTGCAGGCAGTCAGTTTGATCCAGATATTGTTCGAGTATTTATGAAAATGGAAGTTTGATAAGACTGGACTTGTAGATTTTTTCTCGTAAAGATATAAGGGGTGTCTCTCTTGAGGAGACATCCCTTTTCAAAATTGAAGTGTATTAAGCTTAATTACTTTCAATATATCGATCAAAAGTAGTTACTTTATCTATGATTCCATCACTTTTTATATCTATAACTCTATTTGCTATTGTTTCTATAAATTGATGGTCGTGAGAGGTAAATAATACATTTCCTTTAAAGTCAATAACCCCATTATTTAAAGCAGTAATAGATTCAAGATCTAAGTGATTAGTAGGTTGATCAAGAATTAAAACATTAGAGCCCGAAAGCATCATTCTTGAAAGCATACAGCGTACCCTTTCTCCTCCTGATAGTACATTAACAGGTTTTAATGCATCTTCACCGCTAAATAACATTCTGCCTAAAAATCCTCGTAAAAAACTCTCTGTTTTTTCTTCTGAAAATTGAGCTAGCCAGTCTATTAAACCTAAATTACAGTCATTAAAATACTCTGAATTGTCTTTAGGAAAATATGATTGTGAGGTGGTTACTCCCCATTTGACTATTCCACTATCAGCTTCCATTTCGCCTGCTAATATTTTAAATAATGTTGTAACGGTAAGTTCATTTTCACTTAAAAAGACTATTTTATCATCTCTATTTACGCGGAAAGTGATATTGTCCAAGATTTTTTCTCCATCAATTGTCTTGGATAG carries:
- a CDS encoding extracellular solute-binding protein; this translates as MPKSKLRIWIIISTINSDALEHLKKAFSLFKSKNSIEIQVEFVTWERVFTALVEDFKNGTGPDVIQLGTSWISTFAHMGYLDKVPEYIDVKSSINPGINNLCKYEGELHALPWLVDTIIMAGHKDYMSNLGISKSDVKDWRGFKKVLKNIIEHKKSNSNIPNPLSIAFNVDRDSMQRFFSILWSKGWEFPNIEKKGVEILTDPFVLDTISYFADLKMTCNIDQDWMKHPYQVNEDFYLHGLSLFYIGSWNGIVNSIKCKENKNQGPKEFCVLPFPSSDKKSSPYGGGSVLAVSSKSKEKTAAWSLVDFILSDEFISKWTYEMGNISAFKDEFWQKRVFDERIQLMYEQTVNSKVFPAHPAWITIEKQIIQGLGHAIVDLLKKRDSSINDKIYSNLKKTDLKVQEIVKMSWEAR
- a CDS encoding diguanylate cyclase — encoded protein: MIDMNNWSKDLSKVGLQSATFLTNNSKDSLIYEKLTEFIFHRINYVISIERLSLYVIDEKMENIKEEAIYTNTGWIPGFNFISLDDVSPPLIKNKILRDKVQKIHYLKLPLHTGSKFLGVLEIRSKSLIGSDLVEEIKFFKQAISFALSTVLFETDTLREKENAETSIKINNKLQSIDNLDELIDIFMKMTVNYYKFDRVTVFLFNDEKEIIYAKGINGRGVKYTVEYYPEMPDLTKDYTVLDNGLAYWFPLKTNTGIVGAVLFDNLYTLYKTPDSLFNTLRTLCSQFANAIDNLTMFSSLQKSAYFDTLTGLYNRTYLEKILPKYKEGVLPLSIIIGDLNGLKVTNDVFGHNAGDYLLKKMSEILEEVCPKDALIFRWGGDEFFVFLPGMSEKETHMISKRIKEKCSEMDDARVKLSISLGYVTRKSKDEDLDSLMKEAEDRMYRHKLLETKSYRSSLISSLKETLAEKSHESAGHAERMVKLAIRLGEEMGLISSDLDDLRLLAMLHDMGKVAVNPDILNKPGPLTDEEWEEIKKHPEAGYRIAQASMELSQISPYILSHHERWDGKGYPLGKKGLEIPLLSRIIAVVDAYDVMTNGRPYKKAMSHQEAIGELHRCAGSQFDPDIVRVFMKMEV